The genomic stretch TGATCAATAAATATTTCCTATTGAAAGTTGAACTCGGAACCTTTAAAGTCTAGTGTGAAATTTGtgatcaaataatatatatatatcttattgatatttactatttaaaaaaacgCGTGTTCAGTTCAAAGTTCCGAACCGCCATCCCTATAGATTTTCCATATCATGTTATATTGCATGAATTATTTGTAGGTCCAACTATATGTGTATTtattgttgtatatatatagaacctGCATTATATTCAAGATGTGACTTGGGCCCAAGCGGGAAGGCTTGACGGCCCTTTTATGTATAATGGGCTCTGTGTAAAAGTTTTGGTTGACGGGAGAATTAATGGCCCATCTTGAAATATAGCCCATTGCAGGCCCATAAAAGCTATACAAAGCCGAAATGAAGAATTTGTAATGGAAGTATGGAGCTTTGGAAATGATCCATTCTCAGCTTTTTAGAAAAGATGAAAGTTTGGTTTCAACTTCTAACCTATAAAGAAAATGTTTAACTTATCTTTCAACCCATTTTGGTCCGGCCTAAAAAACTATACCTATGCGATTTACAGCCACACagcctaaaaaaataaataaattcaagagAGATTCGattttgacaaattatatcatggattaggGTCTATCTTGCATTATGGACTATGATCTAAAATAACAATTtctattatgtgtctgcagttgacatattatatatacttacagtTAACTgtttatgtgtctgtaaataaattgaaggtacatGACGTGTTAACCACAGACATATAAAATAGTAACTATAGATGCATAAACAGTTAGCAGTAGGAACGTAATATATCAACTGCAagcatataatttttgaatcagaATCCACAATGCAAGATGGACCATGTTTCATGTTATAACAATTGCCCTATTTTCATATCATACGTGTAATATAGGAGTTAAGTGAAATGGATTTAGTATTGCACGATGTTGTAACATGCCCACAAGGAAGCTAATTTCCATGTGAATTAGATAGATACAACAATTGAATTTCTATAGCTAAGGGTATTTTTATCCGTGTAatattcttttacttttaaaagtgagtCATATTTCTATATCattaaatttgtgattatttcactatttttttttatattactgTAATACTCTTACACTTTTTAAAATCACATTCTACGAAAACAATTATctaacaaacaaaacaaataaagtaCAAAAAGATTGTCGCAGCTGCCACATGGGGCATCCTCTGTACTTTGAAATTGCGGTTGCAAGCTTGCAAGTCACATGgctaataaaacaaaagaaaaataattataaaaaaaacacacaaatttCGATGTCATCTTGAAAGTGATAAAATTTCAGGGATAATGTTATTATAAGTTTGCAAGTATTTGAGGAGCCACCAAAAGGAATACAATCACTTTTAGCTGCTAATTGTTTGGGAGTGGTATGACCATGATTTATGTaatctaagtttttttttttccaaacacagcctaatttcatttccttaaatttgattactaaaatataaattattagcTTGGAAATGATAAAATTGTCAAAGTTAATATTTGTTAATCACTAATTTTCTATGTAAGAATCATATTCAAGCACAACGCTCATCATTACAACTGTGCTGAAAGATTAAGGAGTTGATAATAAAAGAAATCAATTACCGTCACTAATGTTAAAGACAAAATAAGATAACATTAGtggtaaaaaaaatgaaaaaggccACCTAAATTGGGAATTAACCCTATTTATTAATGTACCAATCACTAAACAAAATGTATCAATATACCTTTTCTTTCAAGACCAGAAACATTACAAGCAAATGGAGGGGAAAGTGAGGAAAGATgagacaaaaaaataatattgtttcaACATATACTGAAGTAGCCCCCAATTATTTCTTTAGTGTGACATATATAAGTCGGACCAAAAACCCTATAAATACAAGAGAAAGAATGGGGAATGGATAGCAGCAAACCAGCACAACTAACATGCAACACACACATCCACACAGCTTCTTCACTCTGCAGCTTTGCATCCTCAAAGCAAGTCCCAATTAGGCCTATGATTGATCGAACTCGGGGTGGTGGTTGTGGGCGTCGAAAAGTGATCCAGCAAGGGCACTGGAGCAGAATCGAACGTCTCCCATTGTGTGGTAATCACCACAGATCCTGAGGCCGAGCGCCTCGATGGCTGCTGCTGTTGTGGAGTTTTTCCTGGTGAATTTGTAAATGAATGCCCTGTCTGCTCCTCCTCATGGAGCACTGGCAACGAAATCAAATCGTGTGAATACCGGTGtttatgatgatgatgctgtTTAGCTGGAGAGGGTGATTGGTGTTTCTGAATGTGATTCCCATTGCTTGCAGGCAATGGACTATTAACCTTATCACTGCTGCTATCTGGCAATGAGTTCTTGATCTTTAACATATCTAGTGTCTCAACACACTTTTGCACTCTTTTTACCTACAACAGATGCCACCATAACCAAATTATAGTCTGCTTCTATAACAAGATTGTATCCATACAAAACTCTGACTTACTGGGGCAACCCCAGCTAAGTTGGCCGGGCTATTAGACTTGGTAACTATAAAATTACAAACTTTCTCCTACTgggagcggcctattggcctttTTGGTTTGAACCGGTCAGCTATAGACAACTTAGGCTGGTTTAGCTTCTTATGGCCACAGGACCCTTtaccggctagggtcacaaggtgagttcacctccttgtggtccagtgacccttgccgactagggtcacaaggcagaTTTACCCCGTACTAACTACGAATTTCTTCTAACTATATATACCTGCATTTTTCTCTGCAATTTAACATCACCTTCACCATTAATACCATCCAATTTAAGCAGTTGGTTCATCAACAACTCAATCAAGTTCACAACAGTCTTTTCTGCAACTTTCCCACCTTTCGAAATAACAGATTCAAGTGCAGATACCTATTCATTCCCAACAAACCAATTAGTCAATAGTCATGCTTCACTAACATTAAAATCTCCAAACTGGGAATCCCCAAATCCAAAAATTCAATCTTTTTATTTAGAAAGGTACAATCTTTGATAATTTCCAAACCAAATTGAGTATAATTACCTGTCCAGCTAGCCTATCAACCTCCAAGCTGATCTCAGATATAGTCTTTGCAGCCCTCTCCATCTTAGCATTCTTTCTCATCTCAACATATCTCTTCTCCTGGCTAATTGGGTCCTCAACTAACACCATCTTAGACTTGTCCTTCACGCCGGAGACATCAAGAAACGCATTGGAGTTTCTCTCCTTATCCTTAAACAACAACTTCTGATCTTGGTGGTGCAATCCTGTCGGCCCTGTCAACATCTTTTTCAACTCCCCTGATAAGAAAAAATCATTACTTTACTTACTTGCAATTACATTTACAATTTTACAGTCTTGATAAGAATGAAAAATGGTAAAACAGTAAATGGGTTGTTACCAAAAGTGGCTTGGGAGCTGATATTGATTTCATGGTAGACCGACCCGTATTTGACCCGGACCCGGATGGTCGGTGGCGGCGGGAGGTTATCGGAATCTGGGCTCCGTTTCTGAACCAGCATTCCACCCGGCCGCATCTCCCACTCCTTTTCTCTGCCGGCGCCGTCGCCGGCAGGAGAACTGTGGTTCGCCGGTTGAGCCACGGTTCCTGTCTTCATTCGCATCATCTTGATTTTGCTCGGCGCCGGAAAATGCAATAAGCGGAGGTGTGAGTTTTTGAGAGTGGAGAAGCTCAGATCAGAGCATTGACTTCTCGCCGACGCGATCTACAGAGCTGAAGAAAACATCCATATCTCGCGACCCAGTTGCT from Ipomoea triloba cultivar NCNSP0323 chromosome 12, ASM357664v1 encodes the following:
- the LOC115999940 gene encoding BAG family molecular chaperone regulator 1-like; translation: MMRMKTGTVAQPANHSSPAGDGAGREKEWEMRPGGMLVQKRSPDSDNLPPPPTIRVRVKYGSVYHEINISSQATFGELKKMLTGPTGLHHQDQKLLFKDKERNSNAFLDVSGVKDKSKMVLVEDPISQEKRYVEMRKNAKMERAAKTISEISLEVDRLAGQVSALESVISKGGKVAEKTVVNLIELLMNQLLKLDGINGEGDVKLQRKMQVKRVQKCVETLDMLKIKNSLPDSSSDKVNSPLPASNGNHIQKHQSPSPAKQHHHHKHRYSHDLISLPVLHEEEQTGHSFTNSPGKTPQQQQPSRRSASGSVVITTQWETFDSAPVPLLDHFSTPTTTTPSSINHRPNWDLL